In Capsicum annuum cultivar UCD-10X-F1 chromosome 8, UCD10Xv1.1, whole genome shotgun sequence, the genomic window ggtgatgttcgTAAGGTTAATTTTGGAGTTGATGAGCTTGTAGGCAGTGCTGCTTTTAAACTGCCCATTACCTATGAGTCCCCAGATTGGATAGTCAATGAGGCTCTTAGTAGTGTGGAAGAAGGTAGACTGGATGGTGTGGGTTACAGAATAAGGTAGCAGGAAGGGTAAGGAGGAGAAATCCTAATGtctattttttcaaaagttaGAGATAGTGGGTTGATGCAGGTTCTTTGTAGGAGGCTCTTGTATAGTGTTGCACAAGGCATCAGTGTTGGGAAGTCATTTGTCAGACCAAAATTTCGCTTGCTCCCCTTTATGGATAGTCCAAAAGGAGTCTTCCCTGCACACAGCTTGGCCCTTGGTGATGCACTTCCATGTTCTGGAGTGTCTTTGGGCAGAATTGGAGAGGTTGTATTTATTGAGTAGGATTTTGGACCAAAGGGATTGGGGGTTCTTGGTGAGTCTCTAAGCTAAGGCGCAGTGCATAGTGTCATTCTTTGTACTAGCTTTTTGGATTCCCAATCCTCCCAGATGCTTAGGTTTAGAAATAACATCCCATTTAAGCATGCATATCTTTTTTCTCTCATCAGTGGTACCCCAAATAAAGTCCCTTTGAATTTTGTCTATGTGCTGGGTAATCCCTTGAGGAAGCTGAATATATTGCATGACATGGGTTAGGATACTATTGAAAGAAGCTCTAGTGAGGGTGGTTCTACCAGCTTGATTAAGTATCTTGGTTTTCCAACCAGCTATTCTGGCTTTCATGTTATCAATGAGGAACTGGAAATCAGCATTAGTGGGGGTTTTGTGGAAGATTGGAAAACCAAGGTATTTCCCAAAGTTATCTCTATGCTGAATGTTAAGAATGGAAGATAGATAACTATAATTGTCCCTGGAGCAATTGTTGGAGAAGATGACCTAGGACTTGGTCTTGTTGATTTTTTGTCCAGAGAAAAGGCTGAAGGTATCAAGAGTCTTCTTGATTGTTTGGCAGTTATCCTTGGTGGCTTTGGCAAAGAGGGTTAGGTCATCAGCGAAGAAAAGATGTGAGAGCATGAGACCTCTTCTGCTGATGGAAACAGGAGTCCAGTTGAGAAGGTCACCCTCATGGTCTATACTTCTAGAAAGGAGTTCCATGGATAAGATGAAAAGGTAGAGAGAGATAGGATCTCCTTGTCTGATCCCCCTGTTGGGATAGAAGTAGTGGGTGCTAGAACCATTAATGAGGATAGAGATAGAGGAGGTTGAAATGCAAGACATGATCAAGTTAGAGAGCTTGTTTGGAAAGTTGAAGAAATGAATGGCTTGCCTAACGAAAGACCACTCAAGTCTATCAAAGGCTTTCTCAAGATCTATTTTGATTATCATGTTGCTCTTTCTACCTCTCAtattcttgaaatgatttatGTATTCCTGAACAAGGATTACATTATCAGAGGCCTTTCTGTTGGAAAGAAAGCTAGTTTGGGTAGGGCCGATGATATCATTTAAGAAAGGTTTAATTCTATTGGTTATAATCTTAGTAATGATTTTGCATTGGGTGTTGCAAAGACCAATGGGTCTGAAGTTCTGCAGGAAAACTGCATTCTGACACTTGGGGATCAGACAGATGTAGGTACTGTTGGTCTGTTCATCCATTTTCCCAGAAGAGAAAACTTTGTTACAATAGGTAATGAGTTGAGAACTGATGTTGTCCCAGAACCTTTAGAAAAAAGAGGGAGTGCAGACCATCAGGGCCTGGGGCTTTGGTAGCTTTAAAGGTGTACACAGCCTTCTTGATTTCATTGACAGTTGGGATACTGGCTAGCAAGTTATGGGCTTGATTAGGTAGAGAGCCTCTGGAGGATGGGTTCTTCTGACAAGAGAGATAGGAAAGGGAAAGTTTTTGATATTTAATAGAAAAGTGGGGTTAAAAAAGtttttaataaatacataaggggtgataaaaaaattttcaatactTTAACCCATACCTCACCACTTTATCCAAAACCCtagaaatttaaataaaaaataaaatagtgtctatttctcaaaataagttttcaaagtgatctttcaactaaattttctcatgattgttgtttatgtcactatatttaaatatatgttactaatatattataaaatattaaaatcatctTTATTTTAACTGAGATATACAATATTAATTTTCAAGTTAttcaaaaactatttaatttgaaatatgtaattcaacaacagagtcaaattttatcatttttaagaGAAATCAAAATGTATAAATAAACATTATAATTAGTCAACTAAATTCaacgtataatatatttatatataaaaatatatttatatagtgcaatttttttaatgaaaaatatgaagattTCACAAAATAACGAGTAATGAAGGTTGTGCATGTCATTATAAATGGTattaaaaatattggagagaaTATGCATGAATGTGAAAAGTGATTATAAAAAGAATTTGTGAGGtacttttatcattttaattacTTTATCGATGGATAACTTATCCTTGTATTACTATACCACCCTAAAAGAGGAATAACTTATGTTGGTACTAACTAATAATTCTGGGATAAGTTATTCCAAAATATACAACTGAACAAGAAattttgaaacactaaaatttgagaaaaaggtCCGATATATaccaaattttgatgaattttattgTAACACGTCTTAACTTTGCGGAGGTCAAAGGATCCATTATATAGCTTTGTGAGAGTCTTATAAccccttgaattattttttagtgtATTTTGGTGATATTTACAAgctaataaaaaatatcaacaaataaataaataaataaaagtcagTAAAATACATTAATAAATAGTCCAGGGGTCATAGGATCCATACAAAGTTATAAGAAGGTTGTAGGACCCTGTAAAATTTAGACATATTACAATAAATTTCGTCAAAATTTAAAtacatttcaaatcatttttcgcTAAAATTTTATCTCATAATTATTTCTTCTTATCTCTCACATCAAACAATCCCTTAAGGTAATATTGGGGTTCTGTTTGAATTGTTTGCTTGGAATTTCTTGCAATCTCAAAAACTTGTAAATATATGTTGTGGATCCTTATCTGCGATTAGTTGTGATTTTCCGATGGTGGCTTGAACGACCTAGTATTATATCTCTCCTATAAAGTATAAACCTTACATTTTCGAACTCGCAATTAGACTCATTTTAAGTTACAATTTTtcgaaattttaaaataaattaacaataatTTGATAtaccaaaaaagtaaataaaaataccaATATAAATAAATACGAGAAATACAATTCCAGAaagtatataaattaaataactttaaagCGACTACCCAAACAAAGCTTGAAACGACTCCGAATCTTCAATGGAAGCAATCTTTTTTCTTGTTCCTTCCAGTTGCTTCTTCCACATTAATAATCGATTCAAATTTCCACATCTTTCGACGTCTATACCCTCCACCCAATCATGGAGACCATTCCTCCTCGGAGTCGATGACGACGATGACCTCGACCCCGAGGAATCCCCAGAAGCAACAGCAACACCATCAGAGTTAGAGTGACGGGAATTCAGCCCTGACGTTGATGGTTCCGTAGatctactattattattattattattattattaccagaAAAATGCCTCTGTATGGCATATTCAACATCGCCACAAGTATAAGGCTTTCCGGTGGGCGAGAAAACAACGGAGGCAATACGACAACCCGTCATGGATTCAAGTTCTTTGGCTTTTTTGAAAAGCCCTTTCCGTCTTTTCGAGAATGTAACCATTCTAGAAGTTTCCTTTGTGATCTTCTGGATCTCTATCTTCTTCTTCCCTGTACCCATTGATTTTGCTTTGGAATTAAACTTTGATTTGAAATTCAGTAAGTAAATGTGTATTAATAGATAGAGATTGGAAATAACATATTAAAATTGTTAGTTTCCATGGAATATATTTTCCTTTCCATATTTGGTTTTCTAATTCACTGTCTATATATACTCCTTCCCATATTTGGTTTTCTAATTCACTGTCTATATACTCTCGTTTTCCTATGTTTCGTTACTTGTCTTCTTGTTAAAGAtacttattttagtttatttaagcTATTAtttcaatttccaatggggaACTATAAAAAAAAGAACTTAGTTTTAACTTAACacagaaattaaaaaaagaaatattttatttatattagtcGATCACTTTTATTTTAAACGTGTGTTAAGAAGtcacaataaaaagaaaattatcaattcatttttaaaatttgaaacttaatATGAAATTGAGGGAgtaagacttttgaatcttagtTTAAACTGAAGAAATGACACATGTTATTACCTAAAATTGTTTGTTAAATATTAGTTAAATTGAATTGCAGAAatcttttatttgttattattttctttaataaataattatataaggtaatattatttaaattgattatatatattttaggatttcgtTTTCTGctactacttttctttttattttttgaattttgattcaaGGCatctttttgcatttattatcatcatttcttttatatttatgcaattttcttctctcttctcGATAGTCAATGGATGATGTTTAtgtgcttatttattttatttcaatatgtAATTTTATAAGAAATTATGTAGCGGAAAGAAATAAAAGTTTATTTTCTCTCGTGTATGGAAGTGTGGCTTGTGACTTGTGAGTGAGCTAATGATTTTAAGTGATTGCTAAAAGCTCAAGTCACGTAGATAtcattctctattttcttttcaatACAAATTTAAAGACTTTAATTTGAATTGGTAAATATCCTTAGGTCATTAACACTTAAAAGTGGTTGACTCTGTTGGTGATTATATCGCATTGTGTTGTATTCTTAATGtagtttgttttgattgttattaATAATATGAAAGGTGAAAATACTTGGAAGAGGATAAAATCAAAGCGTGTTTTTCGTGACTCTAGTTTCTGTATGTGCCTTCAATGTTTCGAACAAAGGAAAGGCTATGGCAATGTAACTATCTAAGACTGTTGGTTTCTCTTCCACAAATATCTATAAATGTGCATGTCACGACCCGAGTTGAGGCCTTGGTCACAAgggacatcccaaaccatcaaggctCGAGACATCCTTGTAACTCCCCAATCCACCCGAGCTGAGGCCTTGGCCACAACGGATATCCCAAACTATCAACGCCCGAGACACCCCTGTAACTCCCCAGTCCACTAGCTGGGCCTAagcccgcacggctttaaaacgcaTCAGTAGGGAGTAAGggttgcttacttatatacccagtatccctcctgtgttttgccgatgtgggactcctttcTAAGTTGGGGTATTATAGTGCACCATACATCATTACACCATTGAACTCTCCATATAGTTGAACGTTGTCAAAATTGAAAAGTCTATATACATTACATTAATTTAGATTTAGACACAAGTATGCAAGTTATTTGTTCTCGAGAAAATTAAGTGATAGGTATTTGAATATAGAGGTAGGTAGATCCTTATACATAAAGAAAGTTATATATTAAACTTTGACGAGTTTGCAACAACGTTAACCATAGCTGTTTGTTTTGTCTTTTCACTTGAGCAGGATTCGATAATGATTTTGGATCGCTGATTGTAAAATATGTCAAACGCCTCTCAATCTTATGTTAaatgaattttatatgaaaaatatttaaacgGTATATTATAGTTAAACCCCTAATCAAAATATTGATTGGGTTTTTACGATTGTTATTATTACCGGAAAAATAAATGCCTCTGTATGGCATATTCAACATCGCGACAAGTATAAGGCTTTCCGATGGGTGAAAAAACAACAGATGCAATACGACAACCCGACATGGATTCAAGTTCTTTAGCCTTTTTGAAAAGCCCTATTCGTCTTTTCTAGAATGTAACCATTCTAGAAGTTTCCTTTGTGATTTTTTGGATCTCTATCTTCCTCTTCCCTGTACCCATTGAGTTTGCTTTGGAATTAAACTTTGATTTAAAATTCAGTAAGTAAATGTGTATTTATAGACAGAGATTCGAAATCACATAACACAGAAAATggcagaaataaaaaaaataaatattttatttatattaatcgGTCACCTTTTTTTTACATGTGTTAAGAAGTCACAATAAAAAGAgaattatcaatttatttttaaaatttgaaaattaatatgAGATTGAGGGAGTACgacttttgaattttaatttaaactaaagaAATGACACATGTTATTACCTAAAATTGTTTGTTAAGCATTAGTTAATTGAATTGCAGAAATGCCGACCTCCACCTCCTTTCTACTTTCATTTATAATGGATTTTAAACCCACCTACAAAGATGTCGCCTCCAATTCCATCTCCTCTTCTGATCATCAAATGTTTTCttctgattctgatactgatttaGCCGACACTGACAGCGATTCAATAACCCTGACTCTTGACAAAAAGCTCCGAATTTACACTCCCTAGCAGTTCTCAATTATCCTTAAGGTGTTTGGGGGCAATCTTACGCTTCAATACCTACGAACCAAACTAAATGCCCTTTGGAAACTCCCTTAACCCCTATGCTTAATTGATCTGGGTTATGGATCTTTCGCGGCAAAATTCAAGGGAAGAGATAGTCAAGATATAGCACTACAAGGGAGGCCCTGGTTTGTAGCCGGTAGCTTCATCTCCGTCCGTAAATGGAAGCCCAACTTCGTGTCGAGCACCTCCAAAATCGACTCCACAACGATTTGGGTATGCCTGCCCCAACTACCGATCGAATTCTCTAACAGATCCATCCTTGAACGCATTGGCCGGAAAATAGGAACGCTACTCAAGGTCGATACATGTACATCCTCAATAATTCGAGGTCGGTATGCTCGAATCTGCATTCGAGTCAATCTGGTTAAGCCGGTTAAGGCCTTAATGATCATTGGTAACCATAAACAGCAAATTGTGTACGAAGGGGAAAAAATTCTCTATAAAATTTGTGGTTATGTGGGTCACTTAGCTACCTCATTTCTAGAGAAATGCGAAGTCCTCATTTCGGAGAATCCCACTTCTCCGGAAGTCACCCCTCCTTTGCCGGCTGCTTTGAAAGAAGAATGGCAAATAGTATCCCTTACAAGGAAATAATCTGGTAAGAAATCCACTGTTACATCGGTCTCTCCAGCGATCTACGATAGAGGTAAAGATGCTCTAATGTCAACTCCAGGTAAGTCCCCTAGCTCTCTTTCCCCAACGTGACGTCACTCACAAACGACGGCATGACTCCTGGGCTAGGGCATCCCTATGTTATTGGGCCATCTCGGGTTGACCTTTTTTACTGAGACTTCTCAGACCCACTTGGGCTAGCCCAATAGTTCCCCAATTTTTAAGGCCTCTGGCCCAATTACAAATAACATTATCAGTACTGTCTCCTCCCACTTGGGTTTAAACCTGAGGCCCAGTCTTGCACTAAGCCCAACTGCTACTCTCTTAGAATccatttttaattcaaaaactGTTAATTCTCTATAACTCTCTCCTCCTCTTCTTAATTCTAATAACTACGTCCCTTCATTTTCTAATAATGAAAAGGAAATACAATTTTTCTCTAGGGCCCACCTCTCTTGTCAAATGATTATTCTCTCAAGACTCGTAATTCTTCTCCCACGCCGTCAATCTTTTCCTCTTCCCAAATAGATTTGATGGCAAATAATCATGCAACAGACATGGCATTAAATGCCACTGAGTTGTCCAAAGGTGAAGCTCTTCACATTCCCACTCAACTCCTTAATACTGGCAGCAATGAAGTTGCCATGCAATGTACTCCTTCTGAGCACAATGACCTCTCCTCCTCCGCCGATCATGATCACACTCACCACCGCTCCTTgatggatatatttatttatatattaaatattaattattaattattttaaataaatataaataaatatatcatattattgtatattttctGACAAATTTTACAGGAatacaagagaagaaataaattattaaagaaataagAGAATTCCACGAGTGTAACCACAATTTCGTACTCACACTCGTCAAATGAAGGAATGAAACAAGTGAGCGTTTTGAGAAGAGTTACAAGTTGACCGTCACAACGACCACTTCAAAAACTTCTCACACCCGTCAAATGAAGAAATGAAACAAGTGAGTGTTTTGAGAAGAGTTACAATTGACCGTCATGACGACCACTTCAAAGAATGCATTCATTGGTTCAATattataattttctataaatagaggtatTTCTTTGATTGTTAAGCATCCAACAACATAAGCAATATATAAGAATTAgtcttgtttactttttctttctttctttttcttttgtagaataatatttttttctcttctttattaatttctccATAATGGAGTAATTTCTTTGTGTTGGGAGCATTGAAGAAAATTGGTATAATATTATCATATAAATCTTATTTTAGTTCTTCAAgtcttgattttatttaaaagttaTAGCGTTACTTGATATGTTATATTATAGTTAGTTATATTAAGTTGTACTTCCCACAAGGAAGAAAACTAAATATACTATAAGTATTTcttaaaatataagtaataataatttttagtcaCTTGTTATTTCAAATCTTTGAAATTGCTTCTTTTAATCCTTATTCTTACGGAAGGATTATTTCGAACTATTTCTTAGATTTAAATaatctctatcttatttatttCAATTCGTATCCTAGCGGAGGGATTGACTCAAATAAGATTATTGATTTGAGGgatcattgtcttatttctttcaATCTGTATCCTCACAGAGAGATTGTCTCaagtaagtttattgatttaaagattacTCACAAGGGGTCTTTATTCCtcataaacacataaatcaagtttaaaaagtTATTCTACAACTTTATagaaactactaaaataatgattttattataataaacatACCAAGTGAATTCAACAACTCCCAACTTGCTCTCCAATATAATCTTTTAAACACTAtttgtttacatatttttttaaaaaactttaaaaattacTCTCCTTTCATCAATTTGATTCTCAAATAGTAATCAAGATAATACAAGTTTGTAGCTTAGATTTTTCAATCTCTGTGGGACGATATCTTAAACTATACTAGAATTTGACAGAGTACGGGCAACAAAAATCTTATATAATTTGGACTCGTCAAATTTTTAGCGCCGTTGCCGAGGATTAGTAAACATCTACTTCAAATTAATTGTCCTATTACTactttgagattttatttttaagtaatttattttttaatacttgaCAAGTTTTCGAAAATAAGACTTGAagatattgttgttattgttattattatattaatgtatattgtattataatatatttaatattttttttgtcttcatGTATTTTGTTTGTAGCACCTAATTAGTGCTAGGAAgcaagattttttaaaaaaatctcatTGTGAACCTACTTTATGCACTTTAAGTTTGAATTTCAATCAACCAAGTAAAAATTTTACTAAGTTGGTAGAAAAATATTGTCAAAAGGCTATTATCTGCGACTATTGTGGCAACAACCATCAAAGCTTTGAATATCAAACAAGTAATTCTTTTCGATTTCTGGGAGAATGAACAGTCTTGAagaattaattaacaaaattTGTGAAAGATCCATTACTTGTGAATATTGTGGAGGTAGTCACCAAGTTCATGAATGTCAAACAGGTAATTCATATTTCTTTGATTCTTCGTATGAACAATCTAATGTTGTTTCTAGTTCTTTCAGGTATATTGATTCTAGTGAATATAATTGCAATCCAGAGTGCAATCAATACTCACAAGATGATCAACTTATTGAGAGCAAACCATTTCAAGAGGAGAATAGGATTTTGGAGAAAATTATGCATATTCTTTTTAAGAATATcgatgaaaaattccatataaTTATAAAACCACTATGGATTTAACTATGAAAGTAAATGAATTAATAAGCATAGTAAACTCCTATAATGATGATGAACTATCAAATGAAACTGCATCTTGTAAGGATGAAACAATTAATGAAATAGAAGAGccttatgaaaaagaatatattGCTCACGATGAAAAAACTAATTTAGTGAAGCATGATGACGATAAATGTGTGATGAAATTCAACTCAACAAGTAACGAATgcattaattttgagaaaaatgagaatgaaaaggtcacaagcacaaaaataatatcatttgaTCATTATTCTGCAATTTCTTTTCATCATtctaactttttgaattttgttgtcggagaattttaggaaaaagtatggaaTGATCcttgtgaaaaatataaaataaaattgagaattaTCATGcaagattatttttcttttcaagataagataaaaaataaaattggatgatccaaaagaagaaaatactttataatgatGTTGGTCAACTATGTTTGTGCAGAattttcaagaatcaaagaagaaaatGTGAATCAGAACTAGGGGTGGAATTCACAAGCTCtcgtaaaaagaaaaaataaacttttttccTCGTATTGCTTTTAAATTATTTGTCAGACACATGATGATATTTAAGTGGGAGggatagaaaatatatatatttacgcaatatattttatatatttacatatttttatttattcatagcATAACTATATTAATAAACTTTCATGGATTTCTTTGTTCAGTTCTTTGTCATGGTCGTAATATTTTGAACTGAatacttttttttctataataataaaaatttgaaaaataaattgaatgactATCATCCATGGGTTCTATGAATATCTTTTCAAATTCATATTTGTTTATTGGTGATTAAAATTGTAATATTTACTGATCCCAAGTGTATAGTGTTGTCAGGTGATATCGCCCAGTTCTCTTGCATATTtgaaaatctagaacttgccttgcATGTGATTTGAGGCGAATTACTAGGTAGATTTTTGAGTTGGGAAATGAAAGTAGGCCTTCTTGTTAAGCCATGATCAAAATTGACCTACCAAAATTATGTTTATCCCTCGTCGTTCCTTGAGCCTAAATAAATCATCTCTTATTTTATTGATAAGccaaattttaattcaaaattaatcTTTGTTATCACATCTATTCATTCACTTTATTCCCTTAGAGTCAATAAGAAATTGAATACAAAATTAGTGTGGGGAGTAAGAAAAAGAAGTAAACATTGATTCCTTTTTAGTTTATTggtattttaagtattttatcaccaaaaaaaaaaagagaatgttatcaaaaaaaaaaaattacaaaaataaaagttggTAACTACTTCTTGAAAAATGATTGAGGAAAAAGGGgattaaaaagatgaaaaaaaatggaGGTTGATTTGTTTTAGAAGTAGGAAAGCAACAATGTTAAAATGCTAAAGTGTTATGGTGTTCATAAGGGATTTAAGTcacttttatttatatacattCTATCGATCCCTAAATCTACATTCCAATCTTATAAAAGTCCTACATGATCTCAACTCAAAGATCCCTATATTAGTGGAGAACTACATAATAGGCAAGCTTATGGAACTTCGAGTAGCTTGAGATACTTCTTTGTTGAaagagaaagaattttttttatatcaatgCCCTTTGTTCGATTTTATTGATATATTGTGTGATTTATGGGCACCTCTCTTCATTTGGTGAGACACactgataaaaaaatattataattttgattctcAATAGGTGAATATGAAAGCGACTAAATTTATTTGAACGCATGATGTAgtctttattgaattttattctatctaataatttcattacttaaaattttagttgttttgtttTGTCCTTTGCTCGAGGACGAACAAAGATTCGGGTGTGGGGGTATTTaatggatatatttatttatatatttttatatattaaatattaattattttaaataaatataaataaatatatcatattattgtatattttctGACAAATTCTACAGGAAGAAGAatacaagagaagaaataaattattaaagaaataagAGAATTCCACGGGTGAAACCACAATTTCATACTCACACCCGTCAAATGAAGGAATGAAACAAGTGAGCATTTTGAGAAGAGTTACAAGTTTACCGTCACAACGACCACTTCAAAAACTTATCACACCCATCAAATGAAGAAATGAAATTAGTGAGCTTTTTGAGAAGAGTTACAGTTGACCGTCATGACGACCACTTCAAAGAATGCATTCATTGGTTCAACattataattttctataaatagagacATTTCTTTGATTGTTAGGCATCCAACAACATAAGCAATATATAAGAATTAGTCTTGTTtactatttctttctttctttttcttttgtagaataatattttttcctcttctttattaatttctccATAATAGAGCAATTTCTTTGTGTTGGGAGCATTGAAGAAAATTGGTATAATATTATGATATAAATCTTATTTTAGTTCTTCAAgtcttgattttatttaaaagttaaataattcGTGTTGAAATACTTGTACTAGAAATTAGCGTTACTTGACATTTTATATTATAGTTAGTTATATTAAGTTGTACTTCCCATAAGGAAGAAAACTAAATATACTAtaagtatttcataaaatataagtaataataatttttagtcaCTTGTTATTTCAAATCTTTGAAATTGCTTCTTTTAATCCTTATCCTCACGGAAGGATTTCTAtcttatttgtttcaatttatatcCTAGCGGAGGGATTGACTCAAATAAGATTATTGATTTGAGGggtcattgtcttatttctttcaATCTGTATCCTCGCGGAGAAATTGTCTCaagtaagtttattgatttaaagattacTCACAACGGGTCTTTATTCCtcataaacacataaatcaaGTTTAGTAAGTTATTCTATAATTTTgtagaaattactaaaataatgattttattataataaacatACCAAGTGAATTCAACAACTCCCAACTTGCTCTCCAATATAATCTTTTAAACACTATTtgttaacatatttttttaaaaaactttagaAATTAATCTCCTTTCATCAATTTGATTCTCAAATAGTAATCAAGATAATACAAGTTTGTAGCATAGTTTTTCCAATCTTTGTGGGACGATATCTTAAACTATACTAGAATTTGACAGAGTACGAGCAACAAAAATCTAATACAATTAGGACTCGTTACCCCTCTTTCCCCCCTCGCATGACGGCTTCTTGGCTGGCAGCCAATCAGTCCCACTCCACCTTCAATGGGAGGGCACCCAGATCACAATTCTAATTCAGGACCCCAGTTACTTGGCCCTTTTGTACATGGAGTGCCTCAACCAGGGCCTTCAAAATTACTGGTCAAATGTCTGGATGACCACCCTCATACAAATAATCAGCCCATCCTTCCAAGGGGAGCCCAATCCATCAATCATATCAGAGATGATGAATCTCAGCAGCTCGAG contains:
- the LOC124886427 gene encoding agamous-like MADS-box protein AGL23 → MGTGKKKIEIQKITKETSRMVTFSKRRKGLFKKAKELESMTGCRIASVVFSPTGKPYTCGDVEYAIQRHFSGNNNNNNNNSRSTEPSTSGLNSRHSNSDGVAVASGDSSGSRSSSSSTPRRNGLHDWVEGIDVERCGNLNRLLMWKKQLEGTRKKIASIEDSESFQALFG